From Roseibium alexandrii DFL-11, the proteins below share one genomic window:
- a CDS encoding substrate-binding periplasmic protein, which translates to MRIFSRLVAVLAVAVFAQTASARADSWLISSETDFPPYNYYQGAQFKGIDTEIVRLIVTELGYKPVFVQLPWKRVVQSVESNEVDLGYQFVGTKERFEKFRMVGPFRNGVTTLMFPADRNIEFQSVDDLTGLVIGTVRGYAYAPEFDKADHVSKEEATDNETNVRKLAAGRLHAIVGDRDTLAFLAARLGYSGKFKFAEEPLAVVPRYVAFPKERAEAAKAFQAMLDQKISVGAVDAIINKYTTIQVSQLPQQADEAIVQTSR; encoded by the coding sequence ATGCGGATATTTAGTCGACTTGTGGCAGTTCTGGCCGTTGCCGTTTTCGCGCAAACTGCGTCAGCACGCGCGGATTCGTGGCTCATCTCCTCTGAGACCGACTTTCCTCCCTACAATTATTACCAAGGCGCTCAGTTCAAAGGGATCGACACTGAAATCGTGCGGTTGATTGTCACTGAACTCGGCTACAAGCCCGTTTTCGTCCAATTGCCTTGGAAGCGGGTCGTTCAAAGTGTCGAAAGCAATGAAGTCGACCTAGGCTACCAGTTTGTCGGTACCAAAGAGCGTTTTGAGAAATTTCGAATGGTCGGCCCTTTCCGAAACGGCGTGACGACGCTCATGTTTCCTGCGGACAGAAATATTGAATTTCAAAGCGTCGACGATCTGACGGGGCTCGTCATTGGCACAGTTCGCGGCTACGCCTATGCGCCAGAGTTCGACAAAGCCGACCATGTGTCCAAGGAGGAGGCAACCGACAACGAAACGAACGTCCGCAAGCTTGCTGCTGGACGGCTTCACGCCATCGTTGGAGATCGCGATACCTTAGCGTTTCTCGCGGCAAGACTCGGCTACAGCGGCAAGTTCAAATTTGCAGAAGAACCATTAGCGGTTGTTCCCCGGTACGTCGCGTTTCCAAAGGAAAGAGCAGAGGCTGCAAAAGCCTTTCAGGCGATGCTGGACCAAAAAATATCGGTCGGAGCAGTGGATGCTATCATCAACAAGTACACAACCATCCAGGTGAGCCAGCTTCCCCAACAAGCGGACGAAGCTATAGTCCAGACATCGCGCTGA
- the xerD gene encoding site-specific tyrosine recombinase XerD: MATGFDLENFLEMLAAERGAAENTLAGYRRDLEDFSDFLGRTKLAEANSDHISGYMSDLTRRGFAETSQARRLSALKQFYKFLYSEGSRQDDPTRTLSAPKKRGSLPKVLSMDEVDRLIETARQQTKVSHKSAAAALRAQRMYTLIEVLYATGLRVSELVALPVTAALRDARLIEIKGKGGKERLVPLSHAAQSAMKMYVGLRSAEGAYENSPWLFPSHGGSGHLTRQHFGRDLKDLAIAAGLDASKVSPHVLRHAFASHLLQNGADLRVVQQLLGHADISTTQIYTHVLDERLRELVETAHPLARK, translated from the coding sequence ATGGCAACCGGGTTCGATCTGGAAAACTTCCTGGAAATGCTCGCTGCAGAACGGGGCGCGGCGGAAAACACGCTGGCAGGCTATCGGCGGGACCTGGAGGACTTTTCCGATTTTTTAGGCCGGACAAAACTGGCTGAGGCAAACTCGGACCACATCTCGGGCTATATGAGCGACCTAACCCGCCGCGGGTTCGCAGAAACGTCTCAAGCACGGCGGCTCTCGGCCCTCAAGCAGTTCTACAAGTTTCTTTATTCGGAGGGCAGCCGCCAGGACGACCCCACCAGGACGCTGTCGGCACCTAAGAAACGCGGCAGCCTGCCAAAAGTCCTTTCAATGGACGAAGTTGATCGCTTGATCGAGACGGCACGTCAGCAAACAAAAGTATCTCACAAATCAGCCGCAGCCGCCTTGCGCGCGCAGCGCATGTACACCCTGATCGAGGTGCTTTATGCGACCGGGCTCCGGGTCTCCGAGCTGGTGGCTTTGCCGGTCACCGCCGCCTTGAGGGACGCACGGCTGATTGAGATCAAGGGCAAGGGCGGCAAGGAGCGCCTCGTTCCTTTATCTCATGCTGCTCAATCTGCCATGAAGATGTATGTCGGGCTGCGTTCGGCGGAAGGCGCTTACGAAAACAGTCCGTGGCTGTTCCCCTCCCATGGCGGAAGCGGGCATTTGACCCGTCAACACTTCGGCCGGGACCTCAAAGACCTCGCGATTGCAGCAGGCCTGGATGCGTCGAAAGTCTCCCCGCACGTCTTGAGACATGCCTTTGCATCGCATCTCTTGCAAAACGGCGCGGACCTGCGCGTCGTTCAGCAACTGCTTGGCCACGCGGACATTTCCACCACGCAAATCTATACTCACGTTCTGGATGAGCGGTTGCGCGAACTCGTGGAAACGGCTCATCCACTGGCCCGGAAATAG
- a CDS encoding HlyC/CorC family transporter, translating to MTETALWLSIAAIFFLLFLSGFFSGSETALTAASRARVHQLEKTGDWRARVAGRLIASRERLIGALLLGNNLVNILASALATTVFLALFGEAGVAIATLVMTALVLVFAEVLPKTWAISNPERFALTVSPIVRVVVAVFGPVVIGVEWIVRMLLKMLGVNIGDDASILSAHEELRGAVDLQHMEGGLEKGERDRIGGLLDLAELEVSDVMVHRTNMVALNADDDPANLVEAALASPHTRLPLWRGESDNFVGVLHAKDLLRALNQANGDAAKINILEIAGPAWFIPDTTSLQDQLNAFLRKKTHFALVVDEYGEVMGLVTLEDILEEIVGEIADEHDLELEGLRPQADGSVIVDGSVPIRDLNRAADWNLPDDEATTIAGLVIHEARMIPEERQIFTFHGFRFTVLRREKNRITRLRIMSLSKIRAAASA from the coding sequence ATGACCGAGACAGCACTTTGGCTCTCCATTGCCGCCATCTTTTTTCTTCTGTTTTTGTCCGGCTTCTTTTCCGGCTCCGAAACAGCGTTGACTGCTGCGTCCCGCGCAAGGGTGCATCAGCTTGAGAAAACCGGAGACTGGCGGGCACGGGTTGCGGGGCGGTTGATTGCGTCGAGGGAACGCCTGATCGGTGCGCTGTTGCTGGGCAACAATCTGGTCAACATTCTTGCATCGGCCCTGGCGACGACTGTCTTTCTGGCGCTGTTCGGCGAAGCCGGCGTGGCGATTGCGACCCTGGTCATGACCGCGCTTGTTCTGGTTTTTGCCGAAGTTCTTCCGAAAACCTGGGCGATTTCCAATCCTGAGCGTTTCGCATTGACCGTGTCGCCTATCGTGCGCGTTGTTGTTGCGGTGTTCGGCCCCGTTGTTATTGGGGTCGAATGGATCGTACGCATGCTTTTGAAGATGCTCGGCGTCAACATCGGAGATGATGCATCGATCCTCTCCGCACATGAGGAACTGCGCGGTGCAGTTGATCTGCAACACATGGAAGGCGGCCTGGAAAAAGGCGAGCGGGATCGTATCGGCGGTTTGTTGGATTTGGCTGAGCTGGAAGTTTCTGATGTGATGGTCCACCGCACGAACATGGTGGCGCTCAACGCAGACGATGATCCAGCCAATCTGGTTGAGGCAGCGCTTGCCTCACCTCACACGCGTTTGCCGCTCTGGCGCGGAGAAAGCGACAATTTTGTAGGGGTTCTCCACGCCAAGGATCTGCTGCGTGCTCTTAACCAGGCGAACGGCGACGCCGCGAAAATCAACATCCTCGAAATTGCTGGGCCTGCCTGGTTCATTCCGGACACCACCAGTCTGCAGGATCAGCTGAATGCGTTCCTGCGGAAGAAAACCCATTTTGCATTGGTCGTGGATGAGTATGGCGAGGTCATGGGTCTCGTAACCTTGGAAGACATTCTTGAAGAGATCGTCGGCGAGATTGCGGACGAACATGATCTGGAACTGGAAGGTTTGCGTCCGCAAGCGGACGGTTCCGTCATTGTCGATGGCTCCGTGCCGATCCGGGATCTCAATCGTGCAGCGGATTGGAACTTGCCGGATGACGAGGCAACGACCATTGCCGGCCTGGTTATTCATGAGGCGCGGATGATCCCGGAAGAGCGTCAGATCTTCACGTTCCACGGGTTCCGCTTCACGGTTCTGCGGCGGGAGAAAAACCGGATCACACGGCTTCGGATCATGTCGCTCAGCAAAATCCGGGCGGCGGCTTCCGCTTGA
- a CDS encoding DnaJ domain-containing protein — MKLDSKIFDSIRVKPDKDRKERMTEDRHPVCEHPGCKRPGTHKAPKGRDREGQYFHFCVDHVREYNKTYNYFNGMGDDDVRTYQKDSLTGHRPTWKMGVNRQAADGPDGFDARSSMRGNAQRRAEQVRRPRERKLLTLEKRSLDVLNLPYTARGSEIKARYKELVKLNHPDANGGDRSSEDRLREIIQAYNVLKKAGFL; from the coding sequence ATGAAACTCGATTCAAAAATATTCGACAGCATCCGGGTGAAGCCGGACAAAGATCGCAAGGAGCGGATGACCGAAGACCGGCATCCCGTTTGTGAACACCCGGGGTGCAAACGCCCTGGTACACACAAGGCGCCAAAAGGGCGGGACCGCGAAGGCCAGTACTTTCACTTCTGCGTCGACCACGTTCGCGAATACAATAAGACGTATAACTACTTCAACGGTATGGGTGACGATGATGTCCGCACTTACCAGAAAGACAGCCTAACCGGTCATAGGCCGACCTGGAAGATGGGTGTCAACCGGCAAGCGGCTGACGGACCTGACGGGTTTGACGCAAGGTCATCGATGCGCGGCAACGCGCAGCGCCGGGCCGAACAAGTGCGCCGCCCGCGCGAAAGAAAGCTTTTGACGCTTGAAAAACGGTCGCTTGATGTGCTCAATCTGCCGTACACAGCACGTGGAAGCGAAATCAAAGCGCGCTATAAAGAACTTGTGAAATTAAACCATCCGGATGCCAATGGCGGGGATCGCTCTTCGGAAGACCGCCTGCGGGAAATCATTCAGGCGTATAACGTTCTGAAAAAGGCCGGTTTCCTCTAA
- a CDS encoding shikimate kinase has protein sequence MKKHENTQMSPNPADGRGADTVDLKHLVAALGKRSIVLVGIMGCGKSTVGKRLAQRLGLEFVDADSEIERAANMTVSEIFSEHGEPYFRSGEERVIARLLQEGPQVLATGGGAFISDATRSEIETNGLSIWLKVDFETVMARVRRRSTRPLLRNPDPEGTMRKLMAEREPVYAQAQLTVTSKDVPHEAVVDQIVLTLADHLYGQG, from the coding sequence ATGAAGAAACACGAAAACACCCAGATGTCGCCGAACCCTGCCGATGGCAGGGGGGCAGACACGGTTGATCTGAAGCACCTTGTTGCTGCACTTGGCAAACGGTCAATTGTATTGGTCGGTATCATGGGATGCGGCAAATCAACGGTGGGCAAGCGCCTTGCTCAAAGGCTCGGCCTGGAATTTGTGGACGCTGACAGCGAGATCGAACGCGCTGCGAACATGACCGTTTCGGAAATCTTTTCAGAACACGGTGAACCTTATTTTCGCAGCGGTGAAGAGCGTGTGATTGCCCGGCTTCTCCAGGAAGGGCCACAGGTGCTGGCCACCGGGGGCGGTGCTTTCATCAGCGATGCGACCCGGTCGGAAATTGAAACAAACGGCCTGTCGATCTGGCTGAAGGTGGATTTTGAGACTGTCATGGCGCGGGTGCGCCGCCGCTCAACGCGTCCGCTTCTGCGCAATCCAGACCCGGAAGGCACCATGCGCAAGCTGATGGCCGAACGCGAACCGGTCTATGCGCAGGCTCAGCTGACAGTGACCTCGAAAGACGTGCCTCACGAGGCCGTCGTTGATCAGATCGTCCTGACCCTCGCAGACCACCTTTATGGACAAGGCTGA
- the aroB gene encoding 3-dehydroquinate synthase, translating to MANLDAADAITPQAVQTVRVDLGARSYDIRIGRNVLETAGAEIAVVLPGARLAVIVDENVARLHLEAFGASLEKAGIDFTPITVPAGESTKCFSQFERLCDEVLNARLERNDAIVALGGGVVGDLTGFVASAVRRGMAFIQVPTSLLAQVDSSVGGKTGINSRHGKNLIGAFHQPALVLADTAILDTLTPRDFRAGYAEVAKYGLLGDADFFAWLETNWQGIFAGGQERDEAVARSCQAKADVVAADELESGRRALLNLGHTFGHALEGAVSYETERLVHGEGVSIGMMLAHEFSEKLGLIGADTVGRVERHLTDVGLPIRITDIPGQLPGVDVFMDLIAQDKKVSRGALTFVLTRGIGDAFVEKGVDPYLVSEFLKEKLNP from the coding sequence ATGGCTAATTTGGATGCCGCTGACGCCATCACGCCGCAAGCAGTGCAAACCGTTCGCGTGGACCTCGGTGCGCGCAGTTACGACATTCGTATTGGACGGAATGTTCTGGAAACTGCGGGAGCGGAAATTGCCGTGGTTCTGCCGGGCGCCCGGCTGGCGGTGATTGTGGATGAAAATGTCGCAAGACTTCACCTTGAAGCTTTTGGTGCCAGCCTGGAGAAGGCCGGGATTGACTTCACGCCGATCACGGTACCGGCAGGCGAGAGCACCAAGTGCTTTTCACAGTTTGAGCGCTTGTGCGACGAAGTTCTGAACGCACGGCTTGAACGCAACGATGCCATCGTGGCGCTGGGCGGCGGCGTGGTTGGCGATTTGACCGGGTTTGTGGCATCTGCCGTGCGCCGGGGCATGGCCTTCATCCAGGTGCCAACGTCTTTGTTGGCGCAAGTTGATAGTTCCGTTGGCGGAAAAACCGGGATCAATTCGCGCCATGGCAAGAACCTTATTGGCGCGTTTCATCAGCCGGCGCTCGTATTGGCCGACACCGCGATTCTCGACACGCTCACCCCGCGCGATTTCCGTGCCGGTTACGCTGAAGTTGCGAAGTATGGCCTTCTCGGTGATGCCGATTTCTTTGCGTGGCTGGAAACCAACTGGCAGGGCATCTTTGCAGGTGGACAAGAACGGGACGAGGCTGTTGCCCGGTCCTGCCAGGCAAAGGCCGATGTTGTTGCTGCCGATGAGCTGGAATCCGGCCGTAGGGCGCTTCTGAATCTTGGCCATACATTCGGTCATGCGCTGGAGGGGGCGGTGTCCTATGAGACCGAGCGTCTGGTGCATGGTGAAGGCGTTTCAATCGGCATGATGCTGGCGCATGAGTTCTCAGAAAAACTCGGCCTGATTGGAGCAGACACCGTTGGTCGGGTTGAGAGGCACCTTACAGATGTCGGACTGCCAATCCGAATCACCGATATTCCGGGACAATTGCCCGGTGTCGACGTGTTCATGGATCTGATTGCACAAGACAAAAAGGTCAGCCGGGGTGCGCTGACCTTCGTTTTGACGAGGGGAATCGGGGACGCCTTTGTCGAAAAGGGTGTCGATCCCTATCTGGTGTCAGAGTTCTTGAAGGAAAAACTGAACCCATGA
- a CDS encoding BolA family protein — MSMKQTITDKLTAAFAPSHLNVIDESENHRGHGGWREGGETHFRVQIAADAFQSMSRVGQHRAINEVLADELASSVHALAIEVKKA; from the coding sequence ATGAGCATGAAACAGACTATTACCGACAAGCTGACGGCCGCTTTTGCACCGTCCCACCTCAACGTCATCGACGAATCAGAAAACCATCGCGGACATGGTGGCTGGCGCGAGGGCGGCGAAACCCATTTCCGGGTTCAGATTGCCGCTGACGCCTTTCAGTCGATGTCCCGCGTCGGACAGCACCGCGCGATCAATGAAGTTCTGGCCGACGAACTTGCCAGCAGCGTCCACGCCTTGGCCATCGAAGTCAAAAAAGCGTAG